The DNA sequence TTAGCATGTGGACAGGCTGCGATTTTAAATTGGTGAATTTGGAAGCAGACACTTACATTATGTCGAGTTACTCTTGTAGTTCCCTTTTCTTTGCACGAAGGGAAATGAATGCAGAAGTACTGCATGTGTGAAATAGTAAGAAAGAAAGCGGAACGGACTGAGTAGCGGCGTAGAAGTTGATCGATGCAGAAAATACATTTGGTTTGCTAAAGAACCCCAGCTATCTTAAGGACCCTGTTTTAACAAGATCAGCCACTGAGACAAGTGAGTATGGTGAGACAATGGTGATCCAGTATCTGGATACAGCATCCTATTACACTGTAAGAACTACTGTATGTCAGGGTTTAGGTTGAATTAGTGGTATAAGCActttatattttaaaaatgtatttagaatccttgactttttctaaatgttgttgtgttacagcctgcaatTACAAGGTATTAAATGTAGATTTACTTTTGTCTCTGGCCTAcaaacaatagcccataatgtcaaagtggaattgttttttcgacatttttacaaatgtaattaaAAATGAAACCCTGAATTAAGTTAATAGGCATTCAACCACTTTATGGCatgcctaaatacgttcaggagtaaatatttgcttaacaagccacataataagttgcatgaactcactctgtgtgcaataatagtgtttaacatgatttttgaatgactacttcatctctgtaccacacacatacaattatctgtaggttttccaatgcctcgcaaagaagggcacctattggtagaaaaCAAATTAGCCGActttgaatatctctttgagcatggtgaagttattaattacactttggatggtgtatcaaaacacccagttaccacaaagatacaggcgtcctttctaactcagttgccgaagaggaaggaaaccgctcagggattttaccatgaagccaatgatgactttaaaacagttgcagagtttaatggctgtgatagaagaaaactgaggatggatcaacaacattgcagttgcTCCACAATACTACCCTAATTGAAAGAGTataaagaaggaagcttgtacagaataacaatattctaaaacatgcatcctgtttgcaacaaggcactaaaataatactgccaaaatatggcaaagcaattcactttgtCCTGGATACAAAGTGTTACAGTATGTTttgggaaaatccaatacaacacattactgagtagcaCTCTCTATATTTCCAAGcatagtgatggctgcatcatgttatgggtatgcttgtaatcgttatgaactggggagtttttcaggataaaaaaagaaatggaatggagctaagcacaggcaaaatcctataggaaaacctggttcagtctgctttgcaccaggcactgggagattaatttacctttcagcaggacaattgcctaaaacacaaggccaaatatacactggagttgcttaccaaaaagacagtaattgttcctgagtggtcgagttacagttttgacttaataagtcttcttgaaaatctatggcaagacctgaacgTGGTTATCTAgctatgatcaacaaccaatttgacaaagcttgaacaattttgaaaagaataatgggcaaatgttgcacaatcccagtggaaagctcttagagacttacccagaaagactcatggttgtaatagctgccaaaggtgcttttacaaagtattgactcaggagtgtgaatagTCATGTAAATTAGATacttctatatttaattttcagTGAAGCTGCAAAAtcattttggacattttcactttgtcattatggggtattgtgtgtagttgggTGAAGGGGAAAAaacatgtaatccattttgaattcaggctgtaacacaacaaaatgtggaataagtcaagggtataaatattttctgaaggcactgcaaatTATGAAGTGAAAAAGGGGGAGTTAATTTCTCTTCCCCAAATTTAGTTGACGATATGCATCGATATTTAGAGAACTTGATATTTAAAATAGCTTGCCTGCATCAAACTGCTGCTTCCCATAGTTTGTTCTTGGCACAATGTGAACATACCAATGTGTCACTCACTATCACAGTCAGGCATCTGAACACAATGTTCATTAAACCCACTTCTGTAGCCCTATTGCGCGctcacttacagtaccagtcaaaagtttggacacacctactcattcaagtttaattttttatttgtactattttctacattgtagaataatagtgaagacatcagaactatgaaataacacatatgtaatcatgtagtaaccgaaaagtgtgaaacaaatcaaagtatattttatatttgagattcttcaaagtagccaccctttgtcttgatgacatctttgcacactcttggcattctctcaaccagtttcacctggaatgtttttccaaatgtgttgatgatgttcccacatatgctgaatacctgcttttacttcactctgcgatccaactcatcccaagccatctcaattggtttggtgattgtggagaccatgtcatctgatgcagcactcatcactctccttcttggtcaaataacccttacacagcctggaggcgtgtttggtcattgtcctgttgaaaaacaaatgatagtcccactaagcgtaaaccagatgggatggcgtatcggcgcagaatgctgtggtagccatgctggttaagtgtgccttgaattctaaataaatcacagacagtgtcacctgcAAAGCACACCCAaactatcacacctcctcctccatgcttcacggtggaaccCACACATACTGAAAtcatctctgttctcctactctgcatctcacaaagacacagcgtttagaaccaaaaatctcacatttggacgcatcagacctaaggacagatttccaccggtctaatgaccattgctcgtgtttcttggcccaagcaaatctcttcttattattggtgtcctttagtagtggtttctttgcactaattccaccatgaaggcctgattcacacagtcacttctgaacagttgatgttgagatgtgtgtgttacttgaactctgtgaagcatttatttgggctgcaatttctgaggctggtaactctaatgaactcttctgcagcagaggtaactctgtgtttgtggtgagtatatgaatgtgtgtgtgttatttgtgcTTCCACATTCTCTGCCACTTAGTTAGCTTTGGTGTGAGGCTCACCTGGCTCGCTCACTTCTGTAGGCCTTGAATGACTGGTCTACAAAACAATGAGTAAGTCCATCTTGTCCTTCTCTGTGAAGCTGCTCGGCACAATCACTGTTTCCTAACGCCCAAACACAGTGTAATGAGGCTTcttgtcacctctctctctctcctttcacagaaaggtgttgagtgttcctgGTGTTGAGGGACTCTGCCTCCCAGCCCGTCCCTCTGTGTGTCCACTGGAGGAGAGAGTGGACATATCAGAGACAACCCCATACAGGCAGGacacacacatgtatgttttCCTGTCCAGAACCTCAACAGTCATACTTCATACTTCCCccgttgtttttttgttgttctttTTTTAAAGTTCATCTCAAGTTCTTAGCTTGTTTTACGTCTTttaataatctctctcttctactctctaagTTTATCAGACATCTCAGTCATATTTAGGCTTCTCTGATCCGGCTCAGTTAGTGGTCTTCTACTCTCTAAGTTTATCAGACATCTCAGTCATATTTAGGCTTCTCTGATCCGGCTCAGTTAGTGGTCTTCTACTCTCTAAGTTTATCAGACATCTCAGTCATATTTAGGCTTCTCTGATCCGGCTCAGTTAGTGGTATTCTACTCGCTGAGCAGGTGAGTTACAACAACCTACGGTATATATACTGACTACAGTATTTATCAGTTATGCTTCTGATATATCTCAttaacttctctttctctctctctcgctcaattcaattcaatttaagggctttattggcatgggaaacatgtgtttacattgccaaagcaagtgaagtagataatagataaaagtgaaataaacaatagaaatgaacagtaaacattacacttacaaaagttccaagagaataaagacatttcaaatgtcatattatatctatatactgttgtaatgatgtgcaaatagttaaagtacaaaagggaaaataaataaacataaatgtaggttgtatttacaatggtgtttgttcttcgctGGCTGAccttcttgtggcaacaggtcacaaatcttgctgctgtgatggcacactgtggtattccacccagtagatatgggagtttatcaaaattagatttgttttcaAACTCTTTGTTGGTCTGTgtcatctgagggaaatatgtgtctctaatatggtcatacatttggcaggaggttaggaagcgcagctcagtttccacctcattttgtgggcagtgtgcacatagcctgtcttctcttgagagccaggtctgctttCGGCGACCTCTCTCACATAGTCAaagagtctgtacatagtcaaagatttccttaattttgggtctgtcacagtggccaggtattctgccacttcatactctctgtttagggccaaatagcattctagtttgctttgttttgtaaattctttccaatgtgtaatctttttgttttctcatgatttggttgggtctaattgtgttactGTCcttgggctctgtggggtctgtttgtgtttattaacacagccccaggaccagcttgcttagggaggGGGCTTTTCTTCAGgtttatttctctgtaggtgatggctttgtaatgGAAGGTCTCACTCTCAAttttttttcatatattttttaaattctctctctctgtctctctcttttgcttctctcactccatatctctctctctctttctcatgtctccagtgtgtCTGTTCATCCATCTGTGGCTCTACAGTGTAACAGATCAGCTACAGTCCAGCAGTCTGTCCCAGTCTGAATTCACCCTCGTCGTCTCTCCTCTTCCTCGCCCACGCTCTCTTCCACTTATCATCTTCCTttcactcctcctttcctccctttctttttgtgtatctgtttgtgtgtagtgtcCTGGCTGTGTCTCACCTCTGACCTCCAGCCTGATCACATGACTCAGAGGGCTCCTGGTACTGCCATGTGCACCATACAGGTAATCAGCTGTATTCATAGCTTCATAACATGTCTATAAAGGTTGGGACCTACACTATATGGtcaagagtatgtggacacctgctcgtcgaacatctcattccaaaatcatgggctttaatatggagttggtccccctttgctgctataacagcttccattcttctgggaaggctttccactagttattggacattgctgtggggacttgcttccattcagccacaaagagcattagtgaggtcggcactgatgttgggcaattaggcctggcttgcagttgcCTTTCAATGAATCCTacaggtgttcaatggggttgaggtcagggctctgtgtagacaagtcaagttattccacaccgatctcgacaaaccagttctgtatggacttcgctttgttcACAGGGTCATTGTTATGCTTGAAcagggaagggccttccccaaactgttgcctcaaagttggaagcacagaattgtctagaatgtcattgtatgctgtagcgttaagatttcccttcactggaactaaggggcctagaccgaaccatgaaaaacatccccagaccattgttcctccaaaccaaactttacagttggcgctatgcattcgggcaggtagcgttctcctggtatccgccaaacccagattagtccgtcagactatggtgaagcgtgattcatcactccagagaacgcgtttccagaGTCCAacggcagcaagctttacaccactccagccgacgcttggcattgcgcatggggaCCTTagtcttgtgtgcggctgctcggccatggaaaaccatttcatgaagctcctgacgaacagttcttgtgctgaagatgcttccagaggccgtttaGAACTGAGTAGTAAgcttgcaaccgaggacagaccatttttacgcgcttcagcactcggctgtcTCCTtcggtgagcttgtgtggtctaccacttcacggctgagccgttgttgctcctagacatttccacttcactatAACATTTCCTGCACTGGgccttacagttgactggggcagttctagcaggtcagaaattttacgaactcaattgttgaaaaggtggcatcctaaaaaccacattttttaaatgatttaattaggcaagtcagttaagaacaaattcttatttacaatgatggcctaggaacagtgaatAACAGTGaatgaataaaacaaataaaatctGATAACTAAAAAGTTATTTTCAAAACATGAACAAACATGTTAAAATTATTATTTCAAGCTGTGTGCTTTCTTGTTCAGGGGCCTTGTTCAGGGTCCTTGTTCaggggccttgttcaggggccttGTTCAGGGTCCTTGTTCAGGGTCCTTGTTCaggggccttgttcaggggcagaacaacagattttttaccttgtcagctctgggattcaatctagcaacctttcggttactggcccaatgctccaaccactaggctacctgctgttgaAAGTCGATGAGCTCTcccgtaaggccattctactgccaatgtttgtctttggagattgcatggctatgtgctcgatttttgtggctgaaatagcctaaaCCACTAAtctgaaggagtgtccacatacttttgtacatataTAGTGTATTCACTGTGTTGCAATGTGCTTTAACATGACATCTCGTTAGAGACCCATTCCAGCGGATGTGTTGCCATGGTTTGACATGTGGTTCACGTTGAGTAGAAGTCTGCTCTGGGTGTTCCTGTTGCTTTGTAACAATGTCTCAGTCAAATGTCCCTCTCAGAATTATAGATGAGTAGAGGTGTACCTCAGTTCAGACTGACTTCACAGCTCCTATTGCTCTTCATTCGAAGAGTTGTATCTTACATTTGAATGCTCTATGTCCTTTTTCAAATCTATATAggttttaaaggcccagtgcagtcaaaagtATGTTTTTCTTGTGTTTTGATATCATATTGTAACAACAGCTGAAAAAGCTATCACTGTAAAAGTGTGAGGAAATTAtatcagtagctaggtttccatccaattagtAAATATTCTAGAATCAGCGTTAAAGAAAATATGTGCATTTTCTCACCAGTGGtttgtttccaccaaactgacttgttgtgaATATAAATCATGATGAGTTTTCATGTACAGAATAAGGTTAATGTGCTTCCATCTAATTTTCAACTCTACCTACAGTTTTGTCTCAAAAACTGttgtgttaaatagcaaatgtgcctactttGGCCTTGGCCCGTGCGCAATatccaacagctcacagatactgTGCTAGTCTCcgtgatgagattattatggataagagcgaggATATTTTTAATTGTCAAATGGCAGTccagcatcgatcatcatgtcaccctcgatatttattggaaaggagcatcaagctcatcaccgtgcactttcaccatcctgtgaagttcatcataacttattttaTCTGTAGCcagagtcatagtgggaggacctcaTCGCGtgtttacttcaatatgatggttcttaaatcaatatttgcgcataaaggtgtTTTcaccgccatttctcgcataaataattttacagacacaaaaaaatTGTGCAATGTCGAAAGAAGAAATGATCTCTGCATTTTAAAAGTTGATGGAAACTTCCTGTctccatcacagctgtcgtgatTTCTTTAAAACTGTGGAAGGAAACATGGttagtgttatttcctgatagtttctGGCTCGCATACACAGGATGAATGGGTGCATGGGTGGAGTTTTGGCTtgcctgatgacatcaccaggcggtataaGGTGTAATAGACCAATGACAAAGAGAGTtctaaacctctctgccaataacctCTCTCCCATTAGGCCCGTCCTCCACTTTGGTGCCCATCCCCTCACACTCAGACCTCTCCCAGACAATCCTAGTAAAATTATTGATTAAGAAAGATTATTTTGCTataaagctatttttgtttatttttgaccactaCAGGTATTTATTTCttacccagaaataatttgatattgagataaaaacaacCTTTAATACTGTAACCATTATATTGTATCAAGTTCAAATCATTCTCCAATGATAATTTAACATTTTCGGGAAGATCCTCATGTCTTTTAAATACACAGTCACGCTCCCTCTCAAGTGTGTCTTCTGTTCAATAGCTGACAGCAGCCAATGGTGCTCTGTCCATCATCAACCCACTGTATCTCCATGAGCATGGCGATGACTGGCTGACGCATCAACCAACCAGCCCACAGCGAGTTAATCGGCCATCCAATTATAAGTGTGAGAGACGACTGAGTACCAGACCTTGGCCAGGGGCGGATCTTCTTACTAAGAGATCTATCTCATTGGAGCAGGAGCCCTGCAACTCTAGTCCTAATAATCCAGGTAAAGTGCTTTTGCTGTTAAAGGCCCAGTGgggtcaaaaacatgatttcttTAGTTTTATCATTATTTCCTCACTACGAGGTTGGAATAatcctgtgaaattgtgaaaatgatgatgatgcccttttagtgtaagagctgaaatgatttgatataaaaaataatatatatattttaaacgaCTGCATTGGACCTTAAAGGTGTTTTATTATCCATGTCCATCCTGTCTGTGGGAAAATGTCACCTCATTAATCTTCTCTCTGTAGCTAATGAGACATCTTAGAGCTCACTAGCCATTATGCCAAAACCAAAATCAACCAACGACTAACTGacacagcgcattcggaaagtattcagaccccttgactttttccacattttgttactttacagccttgttctaaaatgtattaaattgtttttaattccctcatcaatctacacacaataccctataatgacaaagcagaaataAAACtgatatcaaatttacataagtattcagaccctttactcagtactttgttgaagcacctttggcagtgattacagccgagtcttcttgggtatgatgctacaagcatggcacacctgtatttggggagtttctcccattcttctctgcagatcctctcaagctctgtcaggttggatggggaatgtcactgcacagcaattttcacatctctccagagatgttcgatcgcgTTTAAgtccggctctggctgggccactcaaggacattcagagacttgtcccaaagccaactccaagcgggctgtcatgtgccttttactgaggaatggcttccgcctggccactctaccataaaggcctaattggaggagtgctgcagagatggttgtctttctggaagattctcctatctccacagaggaactctggagctctgtcagagtgaccatcgggttgttggtcacctccctgaccaaggcccttctcccccaaatgctcagtttggccgggcggccagctctaggaagagtcttggtggtcccaaacttcttcaatttaagtatgatggaggccattgcgttcttggggaccttcagtgctgcagaattttttgggatacccttccccagatctgtgccttgacacaatcctgtctcggagctctacgaacaagtcctttgctctaacatgcactgtcaactgtgggacgttatatagacaggtgtgtgcctttccaaatcatgtccaatcaatttaattttccacaggtggactccaatcaagttgtagaaacatctcaaggatgatcaatggaaacaggatgcacttgagctcaatttcaaatatcatagcaaagggtgtgaatacttatatgtaaatatatattttttatattcatatacatttgcaaaaatgtctttcgctttgtcattatggggtattgtgtgtagattgagggaaaaaatatatttgatccattttagaaaaaggctaacttaacaacatttggaaaaatgaaggtgtctgaatactttccgaatgcactgtatgtttaaTCTTGTCTATAGGGTCTCCTGTAGTCCAGGCTGCCCCGTCTCCCCCCACCCCTAAAGAGGTGGTGGTTTTGAGGAGCCCCAGTAATGATGCTTCCATTGAGTCACTCCACAGAACAGGGAGCCAGGACCGCACTACCAGGCCCCCCTCAGACCCCAAGCCCCTGTTCATCCCTGCCCCTCAGTCGCCTCAGAGGGTGTCCTGGATTGAGGACAATGTAtggctctccctcctccacccaccctccccgGAGCTAGACTCGCTGTCAATCAACAGCGTCGAGGAGGAGCCGGAGTCGGTCACCAgtccctcccactccccccaccCCTCGCATCGGTTGGCCGACAAGGTGATGCACCGCCTCTCGGTTGTGGGCCTCGCCATTGGTGGGCTGGGGCGTTCACAGAAGAGGCTGACCAAGCGGGTGCAGGAGCTCAGCAAGCGGAGGGACGGAGTGTTTGCCGAGGCAGTGATGGGATTCGTTGAGATGACCCTGGGGGCTGGGTTTATCCCTGACATGACAGGTGCGGACATGCTTCAGGAGGTGCGTACGGCTCTCACTGCCCTGAGAGAGACACTGCTGGACTGTCCTGAGATACACATCTTCATAGACAGTATGGCcgacacaacagactgggagctGGGTGAGTGTTAGAAAACAGAATATCACTACTATTATACAGAAAAACTGCTTTAGTTTACTATCCACCACAAAGCCAAGACGGACGAATACTCAACTACATAATATTCCAGAGTTGGTTTCTAACACCTCAGTCTCTCCTTATCATccattttctccttctctctgtcctctatctacaTTAGATGCCATACTGGAGCGCTCCCTACACAAGGTGGCCCTAAAGCCTGTGAACGCCCACCTGTACACCTGCCTCCAGAGCTGTCGGGACCACGACGGTAGCCTGCGGAAGCTGAGGGAGAACCAGCGGCTCCTGGAGGGCCGGGGGGTGGAGGAGCTGGAAGGGACGCCTGGGGCGGGGGTCCCTGACCCTGTCACCCTGGAGAAGATCCAGCAGAGGTGGTCAGCCATGCACCAGTCCTACTCCCCCAGCAGGAAGGTCCATATCCTGCTCAAGGTCTGCAAGACCATCTACCACAGCATGACGGCCAATGCCAACCCAGGTGGGTGGTGCAGGGTACACCTCCTCAGCCTCGGTATGTGGAGTAAATGGggttggttagggttagtgtatatctctctctttctttaggtATGGGGAAATTCACCATACACTCTATTAAGGATAATGTTTGGAGTTCTTTGACCTTTGACTCCCTCCTCACATCTGTCTCAGGTGTGGTGTATGGGGCTGATGACTTCTTGCCCTGTTTGACCTGGGTAATTCTGCGTGGTGATGTGGTCACTCTGCAGCTGGACACTGACTACATGATGGAGCTACTGGACCCCACACAGCTGCAGGGAGAGGGTACAAATGATACAAACGTATCACGCAGACCCACAGAAACATGTACAGCacctgtgaaaagtttggacacacctaatcattcaagggtttttctttatttgaactattttctacattgtcgaataacagtgaagacatcaaaactatggaataaataacacatatggaatcatgtagtaaccaaaaaagtgttaaacaaatcaaaatatattttagattttagattcttcaaagtagctaccctttgccttggtgacagctttgcacacacttggcattctctcaaccagcttcacctggaatgcctttccaacagtcttgaaggagttcccacatatgctgagaacttgttggcagcttttccttccgtctgcggtccaactcacctaaaaccatctcaactgggttgaggtcgggtgattgcggaggccaggtcatctgatgcagcactccatcactctccttcttggtcaaatagcccttacacagcctggaggtgtgttggacaattgtcctgttgaaaaacaaatgttagtcccactaagcgcaaaccagatgggatggcttaacGCTGCAGAATgccgtggtagccatgctggttaagtgtgccttgaattctaaataaatcacagacagtgtcaccagcaatcacacctcctccttcatgcttcatggtggaacccacacatgcagagatcatctgttcacctactctgcatctcacaaagacacagcgtttagaaccaaaaatgtcacatttggactcatcagacctaaggacagatttccaccggtctaatgtccattgcttgtgtttcttggcccaagccagtctcttcttcttattggtgtcctttagtagtggttcctttgcagcaattcaaccatgatggCCTGTTTCGCGCAGTCTcttctgagcagttgatgttgagttgtgtctgatatttgaactctgtgaagcatttaattgggctgcaatttctgaggctggtaactataatgaacttgtcctctgcagcagattgactctgggtcttcatttcctgtgacGGTCGTcaggagagccagtttcatcatagcgcttgatggtttttgcgaccgcacttgaagaaacttcgaaacttcttgacattttccggattgactgaccttcatgttttaaagtaatgatggactgtcatttctctttgcttacttgagctgttcttgccataatatggacttggtcttttaccaaatagggccatcttctgtataccacccctaccttacaacccctacaacacaactgattggctcaagctCATTAAGAAGgtaataaattccacaaatgaacttttaacaaggtacaactgttaattgaaatgcattccaggtgactacctcatgaaactggttgagagaatgccaagagtgtgcaaagctgtcatcaaagcaaagggtgtctactttgaagattctcaattATGAGATTtgatcacttttttggttactacatgattccatatgttatttcatagttttgatgtcttcactattattctataatgtagaaaatagtaaaaaataataagaaaagcccttgaatgactaggtgtgtccaaacttttgactgatactgtatgtgtaCACGGACACTCATGTGTACACGGACCCACCTTATACAGTAGTAACCCTCTTTCgatcactgtttctctctctctctacctctgtgtctgtctctctattttgCAGGAGGTTACTACTTGACGTCCCTGTATGCCTCTCTCTTCTACATCAGCAGCTTCCGCCCTCGTCTCGCCACGCGCCAGCTCAGCACCGAGGCCCAACAATCCCTGAGCCAATGGCAACGCAGGCGCACTCTGCACTGCAACCAATCACGACGCAGCACGAATCGGAGGACCCTCCGGAGACCTGGGCACGGCGAGAAGGGCAAGGAGTACTCCAGTGATGCAGAGCCGGAAACTGGCACAGGAAGTGTAACTGATGACCCACCGGCACCCTCTAGTGTTCGGGCAAAGGCACTGCACATAATCTCAGAGGTTGTGGTagcggtgagggaggaggagggcagcAGAGTGGAGGGCCAAGGACCCCCAGCTATACAACTCCAGACCTCACCTCAGAAGGGGAGACAGGACTCAGGTTAGTCTCCGCAGCGTCCATGAGGCCCTC is a window from the Oncorhynchus tshawytscha isolate Ot180627B linkage group LG14, Otsh_v2.0, whole genome shotgun sequence genome containing:
- the LOC112266867 gene encoding ras and Rab interactor 3, translating into MTQRAPGTAMCTIQLTAANGALSIINPLYLHEHGDDWLTHQPTSPQRVNRPSNYKCERRLSTRPWPGADLLTKRSISLEQEPCNSSPNNPGSPVVQAAPSPPTPKEVVVLRSPSNDASIESLHRTGSQDRTTRPPSDPKPLFIPAPQSPQRVSWIEDNVWLSLLHPPSPELDSLSINSVEEEPESVTSPSHSPHPSHRLADKVMHRLSVVGLAIGGLGRSQKRLTKRVQELSKRRDGVFAEAVMGFVEMTLGAGFIPDMTGADMLQEVRTALTALRETLLDCPEIHIFIDSMADTTDWELDAILERSLHKVALKPVNAHLYTCLQSCRDHDGSLRKLRENQRLLEGRGVEELEGTPGAGVPDPVTLEKIQQRWSAMHQSYSPSRKVHILLKVCKTIYHSMTANANPGVVYGADDFLPCLTWVILRGDVVTLQLDTDYMMELLDPTQLQGEGGYYLTSLYASLFYISSFRPRLATRQLSTEAQQSLSQWQRRRTLHCNQSRRSTNRRTLRRPGHGEKGKEYSSDAEPETGTGSVTDDPPAPSSVRAKALHIISEVVVAVREEEGSRVEGQGPPAIQLQTSPQKGRQDSG